The Pseudomonadota bacterium genome contains the following window.
TGTTCGGCTGCCCACCCGGCGAAAGCTGCGACGCGCGCACGGGCGCGTGCGTGCCCGACCCTTGCGCGGGGGTGCCCTGCCCGGCCGAACAGGTCTGCCAGCGGGGCCGATGCAGGCCCAGCTGCGCCCGTGTGATGTGCCCGCCCGGACAATCCTGCGCGGATGGCGTGTGCATGGCGGACCCGTGCGCCGGCATCCGCTGCGAAGCCAGCCAAGTCTGCAATCCGCTGGACGGGTCCTGCGTGCCTAACCTGTGCAACATGGCCTGCGGTTCAGGTTTCGTGTGCGACCCGTTTACAGGAGAATGCAGGCCCGACCCCTGCCTGCAGGTGCACTGCCCCGATGGCGAAGAATGCAAGGACGGCCGCTGCATCGTTCCGCCGGTCGCGGGCCCGGGCGGGGGCAGGGTGGGTTCCGGCGGTAGCGATCGGGTCGTTGCCACCGGCGGCGGCGGCTGTACCTGTGCTGTTGCGCTCGGCAAGAGCTCGGACAGCGGACCGTGGACCTGGCTCCTCGGCCTGGGGGGGTTGGGCTGGGCTGTCATGCGCCGGCGCAGGGGAGCTCGTTATCGCGCCGGCTCGGCGTTGGTGCTGCTTGCCGGCGCCGTGACCGCCGCCGGGACCAGCGGCTGCAAGGTGGACACGTTCTGTCTCGACTGCGGAGATCCCGGCGATGCCGGGCTGCACGACGCCGGCTTCGACGCCAGCTTCGACGCCAGCTTCGACGCAGGGCCCAAGCTCGACGCCGACGCCGCACCGCCGCCCTTGCCGCCCGAATGCCTGCGCAAGGAGGTCTGCAACGGCCTCGACGAGGACTGCGACGGCAAGATCGACGAAGGCTTCGATCTGTTGCGGGATCCAGCCAACTGCGGCGTGTGCGGCAACGTCTGTGCACCCGATCACGCGTTTGGCGAATGCATGGCGGGCGCATGCACCATCGGCACCTGCGACATCGGGTTCGTCAACCTCGACATGGACCCGAACAACGGCTGCGAGTACCGCTGCGACCTGCGCACGCCGCCGGAAGAGGTGTGCAACGGCCTCGACGACGATTGCGACGGCAAGATCGATGAGGGTGCCGAGCTGACCGACCCCCAGGTGGGGCAGATGTGCGGCATCACCCAAGGTGCCTGCGTAGCCGGCGTCATGCAGTGCCTGGATGGGTTTGTCACATGTATTGGCCGGATCGATCCCATCGTCGAGATCTGCGACGGCATCGACAACGACTGCGATGGCGTCGTCGATAACGGTTTTTTTCTGCAGGTCGATCTCAGAAACTGCGGCAGCTGCAACAGCGTCTGCGCCTTTGCCAATGCTCACGCAGTGTGCGACCTGGGCCAATGCAAGTTCATCGCGTGCAAGAGCGGTTTCACGGACGCCAACTCGAATCCGGCTGACGGCTGCGAGCTGCAATGCTCGATCACCGGACCCGAGCGCTGCGACGGGGTCGACAACGACTGCGACGCCCGCATCGACGAGCAGTTCCTGGTGCCGCCCGGCTTCTGCAACAACCTCGGCGTGTGCGCGAGCGGCGCGCCCGCATGCACGGCCGGTCAACTCCAGTGTGCGGGATTGACGCCCGGTCTCGTCTACCAGCCCATGGGCGAAAGCCTGTGCGATGGGCAGGACAACGACTGCGACGGCAACACCGACGAGGGCTACCCTGTCGGACAGCCTTGTGCCAATGGCATCGGTGCCTGCGAGCGCACGGGCCACTACGTCTGCGCTGCCGGCGGCAACAGCGTGCTGTGCGACGCTGCAGCAGCCGGCAACCCCGTGCCGGAGCTGTGCAACGGCCAAGACGACGACTGCGATGGGCGCAGCGACGAGCTGGACAATCCTGCCACGCCCCAGGACGAGGGCATCGGCGTGGACGACATCGATGCGGTCCTGCTTGGCAACGGTGTCTTGATCATGCGCCACGAGGGCTCCAGGCCGGATGCGACGGCCACGTTCTCCGGCAGCTCGACCGACCTCGCGTGCTCGCAACCCGCGGTCGTTCCCTGGACCAACGTCAACTGGGATCAGGCCAGCGCGGCCTGCTGCGCGCTCAACTTCGGCGGCCAGTGTGCTGCGGCTGGCTGGCGCTTGTGCGACGCGGCGGACTGGGTGCGCGCGTGCACGGGTCAGGCTGGAACCTGCCGCTGGGCCTACGGTACCAACTGCAACCTCCCCCTAGGAGCCGGAGTGCCCCAAGCGTGCAATGGCTTGGAGCACGATTGCAACGCGGCAACGCCGGCAAACGAGAATTGCGTGGCCGCGACAGGCTCCTTCCCCGACTGCCGCAGCGACTGGGGCGCCCTCGGGAGCGTCTTCGATCTATCGGGCAACGTGAAGGAGTGGACGCAGACCGAAGCTGCGCCGAGCGCGCACGAGATTCGCGGTGGCAGCTACAACAACCCCGAGCCCGGCAGGCGCTGCGACTTCGATTTCACCGTGGCCGACCGCAGTTTCCGTTTCCCCAACACGGGCTTTCGCTGCTGCTACTATCCGTAGCGGGCCGCCGCCGCCGAGCGCCTGAAACCCCGACTTCCAGGGGCCTGAACGGTCACGCTACCAGGACTCCTGGGAGGGTCGCACGTCCAGCTCGAACGACCAGGCTGATCGTGGTTGCCTGGACAGGAAAAACGCCGTTTCGGCGATGTCGTCGGGATGCAGCGATTCGGGTGCCTCCGGCGACACCGGAGGTTTGATGCCGCCGTCGACGATGATCAGCGACACGTGGATGCCGCTCGGCCACAGGTGGCGCGCCATTGCCTGCGCCAGGCTGCGTTGGGATGCCTTGGCGGGCGCGAACGCTGTCGTGAAGGGCTTGCCGCGAAGCGACGCCGTCGCGCCCACCAAGATGATCGATCCGGCGCCCTTGTCCTTCATGGCCGGGATGACCTGCCTGGCCGCCAGAAAAGCGCCCATCGTGTTGATGCGCCAGGATCGCTCGAAATCGCCGGCGTTGAGTTCTTCGATGTTTCCCCAGACTCCGGAGCCGGCGTTGTAGATGAGCACGTCGACGGGACCGAGGTCCTTTTGTACCTGCGCGAACGCGCTCCCGACGGCCGAGGCGTTGCTGACATCGCAAGCATAGGCCCTGGCGTTTCCGATCTCGGTGGCCAAACCAGCGGCGTATTCGGTCTTCCGAGACAGGAGCGCGACAGCGTAGCCCTCCTTGGCGAAGCGGCGGGCGAACGAAGCCCCGTTTCCAGGTCCGATTCCGACAACGGCACAGACCGGCTGACTCATGGGTTGTCTCCTTGGCCTTCTAACGTGGTTTCGAGATTTTCCATGTTTCGCTCCGTTTTATCCTCGCCCTCTTCGATGCCGACCGTCGGAAGATCGAATGCCTTGGTCGTGCCGCAGCATCGACGTTCCGTGCCCACGAGTACCTTCAAGAAAAACCGATCACCGGGATCCGCGAGATGCAGAAGGAGGCCACGCTCCGGTAGCGGAACCTCGTAGGACTGAGTTGCTCCCTGGTGCATGCCCACCGGGGATATCGAGCGCTTACTGGCGGGGCGGACGGGACTCGAACCCGCGGCCTCCGGCGTGACAGGCCGGCGTTATAACCAACTTAACTACCGCCCCAAAAGCGGTTGGAGCCGAGCTTGTAGCCCGGCGCCTGTGCGGTGTCAAAGCAACGGTAGGCGTGCCCTCCGGCGACTGGAAGGGCGAAGCGGCCCGAGCGATGTAGGGCGCCGTATGGGGTGCCCGGACATCGTGCTCATATGTCCCCCCATCTTCTTGGCTACAGCATGCACGGTATCATGTCCGCTTATATAATTGTACGTGGTTCGAAGAGGGTCGACCGCGAGCGGCAGCAAGCCGCCCTGGCTCGATCTGCGCTCCGCGCGCAGCCGGGCAGCGCGGACACTAGCCCGCATCGGTCACCAGCCTCCGGCCGCTGTATCGATTCGGAACCTCGTGCCCGATCCGCCCGCGCAAGCGGCCGCGTCGTCGTCTCCCGAGCATCCTCCGGGATCGCAGGAGCGCAGCGACGAGAACTCCGATAGTGTTGACTATGCCTCCGGTGCTTCGACTGCGGATCGGCCGCTATCGCAGGCGCCTCGACCGGGTGACCTCGGAGTTGGCGACCAATGCGGTCTGGAGCGTCCGCTCGAACGGGCCTGTTCCGGTCGCTGGCCAGTACAAGGTCGCAGGCTGCGGCTGCGGTGGATGGCCTGGCTCGCAGGGGTCGGGATGGCCGCCTGCACCCCGGGGCTCACGACTATGATGCCCGCAAGGCTGGTGCCCGAGGGACACGTGCAGGTCAGCACCTCGACCGACCTCACGCTGCCAAGCGGCCGGCTCTTCAACATGGCCAAGTCGCTGCGCCAGCTGCCCGCCGAAACCTACGAGCTCACGCTCGACGAGGCTGCTTCGTTGGCCCAGGGAGTCGCCGCGCTCCTCGTGCAGCCGCCCGGACTGGGTGGACAGGTTTCCGTCGCCTATGGTGTGGACCGAAACGTGGAAGTGGGCGCGGGCACTACGATCAACTCGGTACGCGGCTGGGGCCGCTGGCAGTTTCTTCGCGTGAGGCCGGGGTTCTATGGAGCCTTCGGGCTCGGGCTTTCCTCGTACTTCTTCGGCTTCCCGCTGGGGCGCGTCACGGACATCGCAAGCGTGCGTGGTCACTTCCGGCGCCAGGTGGAGGTACCGCTGCAGTTTGGTCTTAGCGGCCGCAGTGGTCATCTGTGGTTCGGGCCGAAGTGGGTCCACGCGGACTACGGTATCCACGTGGCAGCATGCCTGAACCAGGTCAACACCGGCTGCAAACGCCGGGGAGCGATGAAAATGCGCGGCACGACGAGCTACCTCGGGGGTCAGTTGGGGGCGGCCCTGGGCTACCGGCGCTGGTGGATCATGGCGGAGCTGACGGTGGCGCGCCTGTACGCGCGTGCCGAGCTCGATGTCGAGGTCGACGAAGTACGCAAGGTGGCGCGCTTCCAAGAGAACGGCGTCAACGTCGTCCCAGCCCTCGGCTTGCTGCTTTGGTTTTAGCGGCCCAGCTGTGATAAGGCTCTGCCACAGAATAACCTGCCCACTTCGCGGGTCCCAAACGTCGCTGGCTGTGTTGCTCCTCCTCGAAATATCCCCAATATTCCTCGTCGTCGCGCCTTGCCAGCGACGCCCGGTCCTCTGCGATCTGTACAGGTTATTCTGTTGCGGAGCCTAAGGCGTCGAGTAGAGCACCGCATGCCACAACCCACGCTATCGGAGGTCGACCCCGAGATTGCCTCGCTGATAAGGCAGGAAGAACGGCGCCAGCACGAAAAGGCCCGCCTGATTCCGAGCGAGAACTACGCCTCGCGAGCCGTGCTCGAAGCGAGCGGGAGCGTGCTCACAAACAAGTACAGCGAGGGCTACCCGGGCCGTCGCTACTACGAGGGGCAGGACAACATCGATCCCGTGGAGCGGCTTGCCATCGAACGCCTCAAGGCCCTGTTCGGCGCCGAGCACGCCAATGTGCAGCCGTACTCCGGCTCGCCCGCCAACCTGGCAGTCTACTTTGCGTTTTGCGAGCCGGGCGACGTGGTGATGGGCATGGGACTGCCGAGCGGCGGACATCTCACCCACGGCTGGGGAGTCTCGATCACGGGCAGCTACTACCAGTCCGTGCAATACGGTGTGCGCGAAGACGACCAGCGCATCGACTTCGACCGTGTGGCAAGCCTGGCGCGAGAGCACCGTCCCAAGTTGATTTGGTGCGGCGCCACCGCCTACCCCAGGATCATCGACTATGCGCAATTCGCCGCTATCGCAAGCGAAGTGGGCGCGGTCCTGGTCGCCGACATTGCCCACATCTCGGGCTTGATCGCAGCCGGTGTCCACCCTTCCCCCGTAGGCAAGGCCGAGGTGATCACGAGCACGACACACAAGACCCTGCGAGGCCCACGCGGCGGCATGATCCTGTGCGACGCAGCGCACGCGAAGCGGATCAACAAGGCCGTGTTCCCGGGATTGCAGGGCGGTCCTCACGACCACACCACGGCGGGGATTGCCGTGGCAGCCCATGAAGCGCAGTCCGGCCGCTTCAAGCGCTACGCCGCGGCTGTGGTCGACAACTGCAGGGCGCTGGCGGAGGGATTGCAGCGGCGTGGTTTCACGCTGGTCACCGGCGGCACGGACAACCACCTCATCCTCGCGGACCTGAGCCCCCAGGGGGTACCCGGCAAAGTGGCCGCCAAGGCGCTCGACAAAGCGGGCATCGTCTGCAACTCGAACTCCGTGCCCTTCGACAGGCGCAAGCCCTTCGATCCCAGTGGGTTGCGGCTCGGAACGCCTGCCATCACGAGCCGGGGCATGGGAAGCGACGAAGCACGACGACTCGCAGACTGGATCGCCGATGTCGTGCAAGCGCCCGGCGACCTGAGCCTGCAGGAGCGAATCCGCGGGCAGGTCAAGGATCTGTGCGCTTCTTTTCCCGCGCCGGGTATCGTGCTGGGTTGAGCGTTTTGCAGGTGCCACTGTCCGGCAAGCGCGTCGTGGTCGGGGTGGGGGGCGGCATCGCCGCCTTCAAAGCCGTCGCGCTAACCCGCGAGCTCGGCAGCAGAGGCGCGCAGGTACAGGTTGTGCTGACGCCCAACGCCGCGCGCTTCGTCGGGCCGATCACGTTCTCCGGGCTTAGCTCCCGCCCGGTGGTTTCGAACCTGTGGGATCCCGAGTACCGAGGCGAAGTCCACGTGGAGCTGGCCGACTGGGCCCAGGCCATGGTGGTCGCTCCGGCGACGGCGAACGTGCTGGCGCGCGCAGCTCACGGCATGGCCGACGACGTGCTGCTGGCCACGTTGTGCTGCGCGGACCGCGAACGCTGCCCGGTGTTGTACGCGCCGGCGATGCACGAAAGGATGTGGCTCGCACCCAGCACCCGAGCCAACGTGAAGCGACTGGAACAGGACGGAGCCTTGTTCGTGGGCCCGACTCGGGGACAGCTGGCGAGCGGTTCCGAGGGCTTGGGCAGGATGGCCGAACCGGAGGTCATCGCAGATCATCTCGCTTTCGCGCTGACCGCTTCCGATCTCGCGGGACGCAGGTTCCTGGTGACGGCCGGCCCGACGATCGAGGACCTGGATCCCGTGCGTTTCTTGAGCAACCGCTCGAGCGGCCGCATGGGCTACACGCTGGCTGCGCGTGCTGCGGCGCGCGGCGCCGAGGTTGTCTTGGTGAGCGGCCCCACGGCGCTGGCGCCACCGTTGAACGTGCAGCGGGTCGAGGTGCGTTCCGCTCTGGAAATGCACCAGGCTGTGCTCGAACGCGCCGCCGGTGCCGACGCCGTGATCATGGCCGCCGCAGTCGCGGATTTCCGGCCCGAACAACGCTCGCACCACAAGTTGAAGAAGGCCGACTCAGGGCTTGCACTCAAACTGGTCCGCAACCCCGACATCCTCGCAGAGCTCGGCCATCGCAGGCAGGGTTGTCGGCCGCTGCTCGTGGGTTTCGCCATGGAGACCGCGGACATGCTGGCCGAAGCGCGACGCAAGCTGCGCGACAAGAGAGCGGACCTCATCGTGGCCAACCTAGCCAACGTCGCGTTTGGCAACGATGCGACCCAAGCCGCGATCTTGGATCACGAAAAGGAGACCGAAACCACAAGACTCAGCAAAGCCGAGCTTTCCGAGCAGATCCTCGATCGGCTGCGGACGCTGTTGGAAGACGACCCTGCGCGCTCGCGGTCTTCGAAAGACCGGAGTTGCCGCACACAAGCTATCCGAAAGCCTGCGCTCCCGGCCGGGCGGAATGGGGAATAGCGGGCTACGGGGAAGACACCGGAGCGGCTTCCGGCTCGCTCATGCCAGGCTCGCAGGCGCTGGCGCCGGCATCGAACGCAAGCCGATCCGCCGGACCCGCGCCTTGGCGCAGCACGACTGGATCGTCGCCGCAAAGGTCGACGATGGTGGAGGGCGTGCCGCCGCCCAGGTCCGCATCCAGCACCAAGTCGAGGCCTGAAAAACGGGCGGCAATCTCGCTGGGATCGGTCAGCACGTCGCCACCGTAGGTGGCGCTCGTCGAAATGATGGGACCGCCCAGCGCAGCTACCAGCCCAGCCACGACAGGCGAGTCCGGTACACGGATTCCCACGGTACGGCGCCTCATCATCAGGGTCCGAGGCACGTCGCGGGTCGCATTCAGGATAAGCGTGTAGGGTCCCGGCAGCAGCTGCTTCATGAGTCGGTAGGCTCGATTGTCGATCTGGACATAGCGAGCGGCCACGCTCAGGTCGGCACACACGAGCGACAGTGCCTTGTCGCGGGGCAGAGCCTTGAGCCGATACACCTTGTCGAGCGCCCTCTTGTGTCCGATGGCGCAACCCAAACCGTAGACCGTGTCGGTGGGGTAGGCGATGACACTCCCGGCGCACAGTTTCTCGGCTGCGAAGCGAAGCTTGCGCGGTTCCGGATGGCTGGGGTTGATTACGACGCGCATGGTTGGTGTTCTGCCTTTAGCCGTCCGCGCCAGAACGAGGCGGCGCGAGACCTAGCGGGTGAGGCCGGGGGCGTCAAGGCGGAACGCCAGGCAGAATGTCCGCAATGGAGCCGAGCCAGCCGACCGATCGGGCCGAAACCGGTACAGCTGCGAGGGCTGCGTGTTGCCCGGCGCGTTTGCGGGACGAAGGACATGCAGAGCATATTCGAGGAGTGTGGACGGCGACGTGCGGCGTTCAGAACGGGCAAAATGGCTTACTGACTCCCGCCGAGGGCATCTAGTCGCCTGGCAGCGCTGGCTGTAGTATCGGCGACCTTGGATTGCGGTAGGCTTGCACGGAGCCCACGCGCAAGCTTGGGGCACGCGGAAGAACAACTCATCCACTTTGCCGCTTCTGACCACCGCTGGCTATGTTGCTCCTGCTCGAAGTATCCCCAATACTCCTCGTCGTCGCGCCTCGCCAGCGGCGCCCAGTCCTCACCTAAACACACGAGTGATTCTCCCGCGGGCCAGTACAGGATACGCTGCAATGTCCAACGACGGTGCCCTCCCCTTTCTTGTACTGACCGCCATCTGCGACGCGTCCGCGAGACCGGCAGCGATCACCCGCAGCCACGGGGATGCCCTGGGACGCGCCGTGCGAGCCATCGGCTCCCGGCCTACGCAAGGCGTCGACATCGTGGAGCTGCCCCTGGCACCGCAAGCGTTCGCGGCGCTGCGCAAACACCTCAACGTGCCCGACGACACCGTGACGGTTTACGATCTTTTTCCGGTTTCGAGTCGCCTGGACACCCTCGTGCGCAAGGTGGCAGGCCAATTCCTGGCGGCCGAAGTGCTGTGGACACTGGCCGAGCAAGGTCTGCTTCAAGGCGTTCCATTCTCGCTGAAGCTCGACCTACCCCAAGGCTGGGACAGGGATCCCAAGCGAGTGCGCTCAAGGCTGGTCGAAGCCGGGGCACTCGACCTGAGCAACCAGGCGATCGAGACCTTCAAGGCTGTCAAGTCCGAGTGGGAGCGACTGGGGGCGAGCCAGGGTCAGCAGCAGGGCGGAGCCCAGGGCCAGCAGGGCGGAGCCCAGGGCCAGCCGTTTTGACCCGACGCTTTGCGTATGACATACGAACACGGCGCTTCGCCCGAGGAAAGACGCGGACATGCCGCATGGACTCACCTCAAGGTTGATCTGGCTGGGCGGGCTCGGTGGCGCTTTGTGCCTCGCCGGCTGCCTGGGGACGACCTTTCGAATCAAGCACGACGAGCTGCATCGGCTTGCAAGCGCGCTGCCTCAACAGCGCGGCCAGCGCGTGCGGGTCTTGCAGCGCTTCGGCGTCGAGGGCCGCCCTCGACCGGCCCCCGCCGTGGGTGTCTACCCTTCCACGGTTGTCGTGGTCGACGCGGGTTCACCCCCGGCCCGCGGCGCCGGCGCAGCAGTGCAGAGCGTGGCCTCCAAGGCCGAGGCCGCCGAGGAATCGGCCAAGGCACTGACGGTGCTCGCAGTCCTGGGTGCGGTGGGACTCGCCGCGGCGGAGGGACCGCGTTACGACGGCTGGGTCGAGCTGCACCAAGACCATCCCGTGCACTTGCTGCAGCGCAACGGCGCGTGGTTCTGGGTTCCGCTGTCCAAGCTGGACCCAGCAACCATCGCGAACGTACAGGAGGCCGTGGTCGTGCAGGGGGAGGGGCCGTGGAGGCCTCTCGGGCGCGCTCCGTTGGACCGGAAGGGGTTCACGTATGGCGTGGAGCTGGGCGGGGCCGGCCTCGCCAGCATGGACGGCAAGGCCTACCCAGGCTTCTCGACCCGAATCCAGTTCGGTGGCTTCCCGAGCCAACACATAGGCCTGATCGTCAATCTGGGCTACGGCTGGGGCGACAACGGCCAACGGCAAACATTGGTCAACCAGCGGGTGAACTTGGAGCTGCATGGCTACGCGCCTGCGTTGGGGCGAGCGCACCTGGGTGGCTACCTACAAGCGGGCCTGTTGCGGCGCGTAGAGGACCAGGCACTCGGCCGCTCGCGTTCTGGTCAGGACCCGATCTTCGGCGGCGGAGTCCTGGCCCAGCTCGAGCTGACGACGCGCTTGGCGCTCACGGGACGGGTCGGCTTGGCCAGCATATCCGGCACGCGAGGCCAGACGCGGGCGAGCGAATACTCGCTGGGGGTATCGATCTACTGAGCCGGGCAGGCGGTTGGTGGACGCACCGCCCAGACTAGCCCGATGTCATAGCGGATCGGAGCGAACGATGATCATGCCCACGTCCGGGCCCAGCACGCGCAGCGGGCTCACGCCCCATCCGTACCAGCGGCCAAACTGCTGCAGCTCCCCGGTGAATCCACCATGGCTGCGCTTGTAGCCGGCTTCGCGCGTCTGCGCATCAGGAACCACCGTATCGAGGTTGGGGGGCGTCCCATGGTGAAACAGCTCAGGACCCTTGTAGACGTAGACCCACAAGATGAGCCCGTCCACGCTGGCATGATCCAGCTGCAGCTGCCTGCTGAGCCTCTGTTGGAGGCGCCACAGGGGTATGCCCAGCACCAATGCGCCCACCACGCGGCCCTCGTAGCGGCAGGGAGCCGCCATGACGATACTCACCGAAGGCTTGCCGCCCTTGAATAGGCTCTCGAAGCTACCCACCTCGTAGCCGGCTTCGCCCTCGAGCGCCCGGCGTACGCTGGGGAAACGATCGGCCAGCTTCATGCCCATCATGTGGTCGTCCTCGGCGCGCTTGGTATCGCGCGCCACCACGACACCGTCGCCGTTCACAGCGGCCATGAAGCTCATGGGAGACACGACCAGCTCGGGAATGCCCTTGGGGGGCTCGTGGATCTTGCGCACCGCCCAGCGCATGTCCTTTTCTTGTTGGGCGCCCGAGACCTTGACGAAACCAGGGGCAAGGCGGCCGGCTGCCTTGCGCAATCCCTTGCGATGTCGAGCCAAGTCCTCGAGCACCGTCTTCACCAGCGCCGGCCCGTGCTCTTCGCGGATCTTGCGCTGAGCGTTTGCCGTGCGGCTGTCCCCGCAGGCCCCCGCAAGCAGCGCGACCCCGGCCAGGAGCGCCATCGCCAGGCACCGCCCGGCGCCGCCGATGGTGTCGTATTGGACGATCCGGGGTTCTGAAAACACGATCCGCACCTACAAGCGCGGCAGCTTGACCGCCGGGAGACCCGAACCTAAGTAGGCTCGTGAAGGATTGGAGTCCAGCAACCGCCTGAGCGCTCTTGGGGCGGCGCGGGACACCTCACGGACCGGGTGACACATGACATTGCCGGAGCTTAGCAAGGAGGAAATCGCTCGTTACTCGCGGCACCTTATCCTAGAGGACGTAGGTTTGGGGGGCCAGCGCAAGCTGAAGGCAGCGCGTGTTCTTTGCGTCGGCACGGGCGGGCTTGGTTCACCGCTGCTTCTGTACCTGGCCGCAGCCGGGATAGGTCGCATCGGAATCGTGGACTTCGATGTGGTCGACGCCTCCAACTTGCAGCGGCAGATCATCCACGCAACGTCGAGGGTGGGGCAACGCAAGGTCGACTCTGCCAAGACCACTATCAACGATGTCAATCCACACGTGCAGGTGGATCTCTACGAGGAGATGCTGAGCAGCGACAACGCCCTGCGCATCCTCGAGCCGTACGACGTGGTCGTGGATGGCACCGACAACTTCGCCACACGCTACCTGGTCAACGACGCGTGCGTGCTTCTGGGCAAGCCGAACGTATACGGGTCGATCTTCAAGTTCGAGGGTCAAGCCTCGGTGTTCAACTACCGGGGTGGGCCGCAATACCGCGACCTGTACCCCGAACCCCCCCCTCCGGGTATGGTCCCCTCGTGCGCCGAAGGTGGCGTCTTGGGCATTCTTCCTGGTGTAATCGGCTGCATTCAGGCGACCGAAACCATCAAGATCTTGCTCGACAAGGGGACCTCGCTAGCAGGCCGCTTGCTTATCTACGACGCGCTCAACATGCGCTTCCGCGAGCTGAGACTGCGCAAGGATCCTGCGGCGAAGCCGATCACCGAGTTGATCGACTACGAGCAGTTCTGCGGCTCGCCGTTGGGCGAGGAAAACGCACCCCAGAAGCGTGCCGCCTTCCAGAGCATCAGCGCAGCCGCAGCCAAGCAAAAGCTTGACGCAGGGTGGAAGCCGTTCGTCTTGGACGTGCGCAAACCGCACGAAGCCCAAATCTCCAGCCTGGATTTCGTCGATCGGCTGCATCAGCACGAAACAGTCGGCGATATCGTCGATGAGCTGCCTGTTGACCGCGACATACTGGTCCACTGCAAGCTCGGTGGCCGATCCGCATCGGCTTGCGAAGTGCTGTTTGGCGCCGGCTTGACCCGAGTCTACAACCTGGAGGGTGGAATAGTCGCGTGGGCAAAGGAGATCGACCCGTCCTTGCCTGTGTACTAGCTAAGTTGGTCCATGCGGGGACACGCTTGGACAATTGGGGGCTTCGTACGTGACCGGATACGGCCTCCGTTCGCATCATCCGGTAGCCGGCCGTGGACTCTAACCCTAGCCGACGAGCGCTTCGGAAGCGTTCGCCTCAGCGGCTGGTTGCAGCGCGTTCCGGCGAGCACCTCGCTGGTCGTCATTGTACATGGCCTTGCGGGCAGCGCCCAAAGCCCCTACTGCTTGCGGGCGGCCCAGGCCGCCACGGCCGCCGGCATGTCTTCGCTGCGACTCAATCTGCGTGGCGCGGATGGCTTGGGGCAGGACTTCTACCACGCGGGACTCAGCTCGGACCTCGCCGCGACCTTGCGCAGCCCCGAGCTCGCCGAGTTCTCGGAGCTGTTCGTGCTTGGCTTTTCC
Protein-coding sequences here:
- a CDS encoding threonylcarbamoyl-AMP synthase, translated to MRVVINPSHPEPRKLRFAAEKLCAGSVIAYPTDTVYGLGCAIGHKRALDKVYRLKALPRDKALSLVCADLSVAARYVQIDNRAYRLMKQLLPGPYTLILNATRDVPRTLMMRRRTVGIRVPDSPVVAGLVAALGGPIISTSATYGGDVLTDPSEIAARFSGLDLVLDADLGGGTPSTIVDLCGDDPVVLRQGAGPADRLAFDAGASACEPGMSEPEAAPVSSP
- a CDS encoding cache domain-containing protein, whose amino-acid sequence is MFSEPRIVQYDTIGGAGRCLAMALLAGVALLAGACGDSRTANAQRKIREEHGPALVKTVLEDLARHRKGLRKAAGRLAPGFVKVSGAQQEKDMRWAVRKIHEPPKGIPELVVSPMSFMAAVNGDGVVVARDTKRAEDDHMMGMKLADRFPSVRRALEGEAGYEVGSFESLFKGGKPSVSIVMAAPCRYEGRVVGALVLGIPLWRLQQRLSRQLQLDHASVDGLILWVYVYKGPELFHHGTPPNLDTVVPDAQTREAGYKRSHGGFTGELQQFGRWYGWGVSPLRVLGPDVGMIIVRSDPL
- the moeB gene encoding molybdopterin-synthase adenylyltransferase MoeB — protein: MTLPELSKEEIARYSRHLILEDVGLGGQRKLKAARVLCVGTGGLGSPLLLYLAAAGIGRIGIVDFDVVDASNLQRQIIHATSRVGQRKVDSAKTTINDVNPHVQVDLYEEMLSSDNALRILEPYDVVVDGTDNFATRYLVNDACVLLGKPNVYGSIFKFEGQASVFNYRGGPQYRDLYPEPPPPGMVPSCAEGGVLGILPGVIGCIQATETIKILLDKGTSLAGRLLIYDALNMRFRELRLRKDPAAKPITELIDYEQFCGSPLGEENAPQKRAAFQSISAAAAKQKLDAGWKPFVLDVRKPHEAQISSLDFVDRLHQHETVGDIVDELPVDRDILVHCKLGGRSASACEVLFGAGLTRVYNLEGGIVAWAKEIDPSLPVY